The DNA region TTTCAGGAATTGCTTTTGCTGTAATTGCCCCTCCCACGGAATAAGAAACGTACTTTTGGGTAGCGTTATAAAGAATACTTCGGATTACGACATTAAAATCAAAATTACCCTCAGGTGTAAAATAGCCTACCGCACCACTATACAAACCTCTTTTGAAAGCCTCTAGCTCTTCTATTATTTTCATGGCCGAAACTTTTGGCGCTCCCGTCATACTGCCCATGGGAAATGATTGTCTAATTACATCTACCGGATTAACATCTGCCGCCACATGCGCAACAACCGTAGAAATCATTTGATGCACCTGCTCAAAAGTATAGACTTCACACAGTTCCTCAACCCTTACACTTCCCTTTAGCGCGCTTTTTGAAAGGTCATTACGAACCAAGTCCACAATCATTATATTTTCCGCACGCTCTTTTGGGTCGTTTTTTAAAGCCTCAATCAATCTTTCGTCCTCCTCTGCATTTTCAGCCCTCTTTGCGGTTCCTTTAATAGGTTGGGAAATTAGCTTAGACCCGTCTTTTCGTAAATACCGCTCCGGAGAGGCCGAAAGCAAATACCTGTCATACACCCTAAGATATGATGCGAACGGTGCTGCTGATATCTTATTTAACTTCTGATAGGTTTTAAAAGGATTGATCTGAGTGTCTTCCGCATAAAATTCCTGGCAAAAATTAGCTTCATAAATATCGCCACGGTGAATATGGCTTAACATTTTTCTTACCTGCCGGAAATATTCATCCTTAAAAACACGGAGTTTTATTTTAATGTTTTCGGTAACCGCTTCCTCCTCTATCTTTATTTCGTTGGAAATCAATTCAAAATCAGATTGGACTTCATCATCTACCATAAGCAGATATTCAAAGCATACGGTGTTACCAGTAATTTTAATGATTTTTTTAGGCTGAAAAAAAAACAAGTCAGAAAACCCTAAGCCATCGTTATTTTTAGAGGAAAGTCGTTCAATATCATTTTTTAAGTCATACGAAAGATACCCAAAAATATAGTCTTTAGCTTGCTCTTGAAATTCTCTCAGCTTATCAAAAGCCTTATCACTATCCGTTTTAATTGTTGTAAGCGCATCAACAGCCAACAGCGCATCAAACGAGTTGTATTTACCCGTGTGCCCATTACTGTCAAGCCAAACAATTTCTTCAAATTGTTGCGCCCAAAGCAATAACCTCTCTTTGAATTTTTGAATATCGGAAACAGTGAAAGACGCAGAAATACGCAAATGGGAGTTCCTTTAAAGTTTACTTAAAAATTGGTCTACAGCAGCACGGTGCGTCTTAGCAAGTTCTGCATTGGTGATACCTTCCCCCTCTTTAAAATTCGCACTGTACGAAGGCAAAGAAAACGTAGCAACAACTTCAGCACCAAACCTAGGTAGCACACTCTTAGTAGTTTCCAAGGCAGTAATTCCTCCTCTTTGACCCCCTGAAGTAGACATTAACAATACCGGTTTACCATCTAAAAACTTACGTTCCACACGCGAAAGCCAATCGGTCAGATTCTTAAAGTATGCCGAAGGCCCGCTGTTATGCTCGTTTACCGAAATAATAATGCCGTCTGCCTTAGCCATATCATCCTTAAGCTCCACCAAAGAATTTGAATACCCATTATCTCTCTCGTAATCCTCGCCAAACATTGGAAATGGATAATTAACCATGTTCAACAATTGAATTTTTTGACCATCAATAAAAGAAGTCGTGTATTTAACCAATTGGTAATTAATAGATTTTGAAGAATTGCTACCTGCAAATGCTAATATCGCTGCCATAGTGAGTAGTTAGATGTGTTTTAGCGAAAATATAGCAAATACAGTTGAATTGCGAGGAATTTATCTAATTTTGCGACGCAAACATCCAAACTAACTGTATTACAAGTATATAAGATAGTTATTTTGCCGTTTAATTGTCCGCAGATTTATAGCGGATGTACTAAAAAGCAAAGTTTTGAGTTTTATTGATGCTTTTGCCAATTTTTGATACGACCACTAGTGGAAAACAAAACAACAAGACTATACTTCATTGATGCCATGCGTGCATGGGCCATTCTCATGATGCTTCAGGGGCATTTTATTGATGGGCTCTTAGACCCCGTTTTTAGAGATAGTACCAATGCTGCTTTTTCTATTTGGAAATATTTTAGAGGCATCACCGCTCCGGTCTTCTTTACGGTTTCAGGATTTATATTTACCTATCTTTTAGTCAAAGGCGATACAACCGGACTTCAAAATCCACGAGTTAAAAAAGGAGTTAAAAGAGGGCTAGAATTACTCTTTATTGGATATTTATTACGGATGAACCTTTTAGGTCTGTTACAGGGAAAAATATACGATTCATTTTATTTAATTGATGTTCTACATTGCATAGGTCTTTCTTTATTGGGGATTATTGGCATATATCTATTAGCTCAAAACCGAAAGAAATTTGTTTTCCCAACAGCATTGGTCAGTATTACGCTATTGCTGTTCATTTTTGAACCAACCTACAAGACATGGGGATTTTCATTTTTACCGGATGCTTTTGCGAATTACCTAACCAAAAGCAATGGTTCTGTTTTCACTATTCTACCTTGGTTCGGATATGCTTCCTTTGGTGGGTTCCTTTCACTTGTTTTTACGAAGTTTAAAAATTTTAAGTACTTGTATCCCGTTGCTATTCCGTTTTTCGCTTTAGCGGGAGCAGTGCTTATTTCATTTTCTTCGGATTTATTTTTACAGCTATCCAAATGGACAGATTTACAGTTATTTGCGAACATTTACTTCAATAATTACTTATTTATACGATTAGGTGACGTTTTAATTGTTTTTAGTGTATTTATGCTCTTTAGAAGCTTACTTAAAAATAGGACAGTACTAAAAATCGGACAAAGCACACTGTCCATTTATATCGTTCATTTTATTATCCTTTATGGCTCTTTTACAGGTTTGGGATTGTATCGATTTTTCAATCACTCCCTAACTCCTACCGTTGCCATTTCAGGAGCGTTGACATTTATGTTCCTATGTACTTTTACCGCTCTTAAATATGAAGAACACAAAGAAATTATTAACCAAAAAGCAACAATCGCTTTAAGGTTTGCTTATATAAAGGTCGAGGTTTATGCTATAAACATTTTTCAAATAGCAAAAAACCGATTGCACAGATTACTAAGAAGAGTGGGTTGGGCAAAAAATTAAGTATCAGATAGCATTTACAAAACTATATATCCAAAAAAATCCCCGAGGAGCAATGCTCTTCGGGGATTTTTGTATTAAGAAGTTTCTTTTTTAAATATGTAACGGACGATCATCCGTTGCAGCAAGAGCAGCTTCTTTTACCGCTTCGGCAAAAGTAGGGTGCGCATGACTCATCCTAGAAATATCTTCAGCAGATGCACGGAACTCCATTGCAATAACTGCTTCCGCGATTAAATCCGCACTACGGGCTCCAATCATATGAACCCCTAAAACTTCATCCGTTTTCTTATCCGCTAGCATTTTTACAAATCCATCCAAATCCATACTTGCACGAGAACGACCTAATGCACGCATTGGAAATTGACCCACTTTATATTCTATACCGGCTTCTTTCAATTCCTCTTCGGTCTTACCTACAGAAGCAACTTCTGGCCATGTATACACTACACCGGGAATTAGGTTATAATCAATGTGTGGTTTTTGACCTGCCAATTGCTCGGCCACCAAGGTACCTTCTTCCTCCGCTTTGTGAGCCAACATAGCACCACGAATAACATCGCCAATAGCGTAAATATTAGAAGCTGAAGTCTGCAAATGGTCGTTCACCTCTACTTTACCTCTAGAATCCAATTTAACACCGGCTGCCTCAACGTTCAAACCATCAGTATATGGCTTTCTTCCCACTGCTACCAGACAATAGTCACCTTTCAACTCTATCTCTTGCCCTTTTTTATCATCGGCCTTAACAATAACTTCATCACCTTTCCTTTCCACAGATTTTACCTTGCTCGAAAGATTGAACTTCACCTTCTGCTTTTTTAGAACCTTTGTCAATTCCTTAGAAAGGGAAGCATCCATAGTTGGGATAATTCTATCCATATATTCAACCACAGTAACATCGGCACCGAGACGTTTGTACACCTGACCCAACTCTAGACCAATTACTCCACCTCCAATAATAATAAGATGCTTTGGTATCTCTTTTAACTCTAATGCTTCGGTAGACGTTATAATACGTTCCTTATCAATTTTGATAAACGGAAGAGATGAAGGTTTACTTCCAGTGGCGATTATAGTATTCTTAGCTTCAATAGTTTCCGTACTATCATCATTCTTTTTAATGTTGATGTGAGTAGCATCCTTAAAGCTACCCAAGCCTTCAAAAACATCAATTTTATTTTTATCCATCAAGAACTTAACACCATCGCATGTTTGTTTTACAACAGACGCCTTTCTAGAAATCATCTGCTCTAGATTTACTTTTATTTCACCTGGAATATCAATTCCGTGCGCTTCAAAATGCTTTACGGCATCCTCATAATGATGAGAAGAATCCAACAAAGCCTTTGAAGGAATACAACCTACGTTAAGGCAAGTTCCACCTAAAGTACTGTACTTTTCTATTATTGCTGTTTTCAATCCCAATTGTGCACAACGAATAGCTGCTACATACCCTCCTGGTCCTGAGCCAATAATGGCCACGTCATATGAACTCATAAAATTTTCTTTGAATTTGAATTACAAAATTAACACTATTTTCCGGTTTAGGGTATCCTTTACCAATTTATACAAAAGTTGCACAAACCCCATCAAAATTGTAATATTACCTAATAGCTAAACCGATATTAATGACAAACCAAAATTCAGGGGAGCACAGAGAAAACGAAAACATCGTTAAAAACAAAGAGTTGAATATCTGGGAAGCACTAACTCCTGTAATAGCGCTTGTTGCTATGCTAGCCTATAATGTTTTTGTTTTTGGAGACGATGCCCTTAGCGGCTCTAACCAATTTATCCTTTTA from Zobellia alginiliquefaciens includes:
- a CDS encoding heparan-alpha-glucosaminide N-acetyltransferase domain-containing protein, which encodes MENKTTRLYFIDAMRAWAILMMLQGHFIDGLLDPVFRDSTNAAFSIWKYFRGITAPVFFTVSGFIFTYLLVKGDTTGLQNPRVKKGVKRGLELLFIGYLLRMNLLGLLQGKIYDSFYLIDVLHCIGLSLLGIIGIYLLAQNRKKFVFPTALVSITLLLFIFEPTYKTWGFSFLPDAFANYLTKSNGSVFTILPWFGYASFGGFLSLVFTKFKNFKYLYPVAIPFFALAGAVLISFSSDLFLQLSKWTDLQLFANIYFNNYLFIRLGDVLIVFSVFMLFRSLLKNRTVLKIGQSTLSIYIVHFIILYGSFTGLGLYRFFNHSLTPTVAISGALTFMFLCTFTALKYEEHKEIINQKATIALRFAYIKVEVYAINIFQIAKNRLHRLLRRVGWAKN
- the lpdA gene encoding dihydrolipoyl dehydrogenase; this encodes MSSYDVAIIGSGPGGYVAAIRCAQLGLKTAIIEKYSTLGGTCLNVGCIPSKALLDSSHHYEDAVKHFEAHGIDIPGEIKVNLEQMISRKASVVKQTCDGVKFLMDKNKIDVFEGLGSFKDATHINIKKNDDSTETIEAKNTIIATGSKPSSLPFIKIDKERIITSTEALELKEIPKHLIIIGGGVIGLELGQVYKRLGADVTVVEYMDRIIPTMDASLSKELTKVLKKQKVKFNLSSKVKSVERKGDEVIVKADDKKGQEIELKGDYCLVAVGRKPYTDGLNVEAAGVKLDSRGKVEVNDHLQTSASNIYAIGDVIRGAMLAHKAEEEGTLVAEQLAGQKPHIDYNLIPGVVYTWPEVASVGKTEEELKEAGIEYKVGQFPMRALGRSRASMDLDGFVKMLADKKTDEVLGVHMIGARSADLIAEAVIAMEFRASAEDISRMSHAHPTFAEAVKEAALAATDDRPLHI
- the pabB gene encoding aminodeoxychorismate synthase component I, whose amino-acid sequence is MRISASFTVSDIQKFKERLLLWAQQFEEIVWLDSNGHTGKYNSFDALLAVDALTTIKTDSDKAFDKLREFQEQAKDYIFGYLSYDLKNDIERLSSKNNDGLGFSDLFFFQPKKIIKITGNTVCFEYLLMVDDEVQSDFELISNEIKIEEEAVTENIKIKLRVFKDEYFRQVRKMLSHIHRGDIYEANFCQEFYAEDTQINPFKTYQKLNKISAAPFASYLRVYDRYLLSASPERYLRKDGSKLISQPIKGTAKRAENAEEDERLIEALKNDPKERAENIMIVDLVRNDLSKSALKGSVRVEELCEVYTFEQVHQMISTVVAHVAADVNPVDVIRQSFPMGSMTGAPKVSAMKIIEELEAFKRGLYSGAVGYFTPEGNFDFNVVIRSILYNATQKYVSYSVGGAITAKAIPEKEYEECLLKAKAMREVLEG
- a CDS encoding NADPH-dependent FMN reductase encodes the protein MAAILAFAGSNSSKSINYQLVKYTTSFIDGQKIQLLNMVNYPFPMFGEDYERDNGYSNSLVELKDDMAKADGIIISVNEHNSGPSAYFKNLTDWLSRVERKFLDGKPVLLMSTSGGQRGGITALETTKSVLPRFGAEVVATFSLPSYSANFKEGEGITNAELAKTHRAAVDQFLSKL